Proteins from a single region of Pseudodesulfovibrio portus:
- a CDS encoding ArnT family glycosyltransferase, which produces MTSPKDSYTPQYDLIALAIILASFAVRYWFVASGQLNLVQDEAQYWDWIRRPQLSYYSKGPLIAWVIAAWTQVFGNTELGVRFGSVIGMTGIQAALYVGVSRVWKRHSLAVYVLFVAATMPLLNGLGVLATTDNPLILCWTVAFFALSAATRNDPDTTPSNRPFVILAVCIAVGTLAKYMMLAFIGLAVIHCLILHLRGQMPRRFWARFLLASLVGTAVGLAPIVLWNMDNDWVAYKHVAKLSSSGPGKHSGIRFLPFLEMLGAQIGLFAPWWFLFAMTGSWAAFRKSWIGPVGRFDAAYRHGLQALLYFWPLWGIITFKAIFSKVEANWTAAAFMAGALLGGMALKGWWESPQRKFRGRAILAGLAMLLMAMTFLSPLAPVPDNLNPTHRLKGWTDLGRQVDRLKQTEFLDPDKVFVFSDNYGITSELAFYVPGQPITYCSWTEMRRMNQYDLWPDPGQERVGWDAVMIRARDEEGTPTALASMFESVSEPMDYQTTFKGGPGRRFTVILCKGFTGAWPRLGLGKY; this is translated from the coding sequence ATGACTTCCCCGAAAGACAGCTACACGCCACAATACGATCTGATCGCCCTTGCGATCATCCTGGCCTCCTTTGCCGTCCGCTACTGGTTCGTCGCCTCCGGGCAGCTGAACCTGGTGCAGGACGAGGCCCAGTACTGGGATTGGATTCGCCGCCCGCAGCTTTCCTACTACTCCAAAGGGCCGCTCATCGCCTGGGTGATCGCCGCCTGGACGCAGGTCTTCGGCAACACCGAGCTGGGCGTGCGCTTCGGGTCGGTCATCGGCATGACCGGAATCCAGGCCGCCCTCTACGTGGGCGTGTCCCGGGTGTGGAAACGGCATTCCCTGGCCGTGTACGTGCTCTTCGTGGCCGCCACCATGCCGCTGCTGAACGGGCTGGGCGTGCTGGCCACCACCGACAACCCGCTCATCCTGTGCTGGACCGTGGCCTTCTTCGCCCTGTCCGCCGCCACCCGCAACGACCCCGACACAACGCCTTCCAACCGACCGTTCGTGATCCTGGCCGTGTGCATCGCCGTCGGCACCCTGGCCAAATACATGATGCTCGCCTTTATCGGCCTGGCCGTGATCCATTGCCTGATCCTGCACCTGCGCGGGCAGATGCCCCGCCGGTTCTGGGCCCGGTTCCTCCTGGCCTCGCTCGTCGGCACGGCCGTCGGCCTGGCCCCCATCGTGCTCTGGAACATGGACAACGACTGGGTGGCCTACAAGCACGTGGCAAAGCTTTCAAGCAGCGGTCCGGGCAAGCATTCGGGCATCCGCTTCCTGCCGTTCCTGGAAATGCTCGGCGCGCAGATCGGCCTGTTCGCCCCATGGTGGTTCCTGTTCGCCATGACCGGATCGTGGGCCGCCTTCAGGAAATCCTGGATCGGCCCGGTGGGAAGATTCGACGCGGCCTATCGCCACGGCCTCCAGGCGCTCCTCTATTTCTGGCCCCTGTGGGGCATCATCACCTTCAAGGCCATCTTCTCCAAGGTCGAGGCCAACTGGACCGCCGCCGCATTCATGGCCGGGGCGCTCCTGGGCGGCATGGCCCTCAAGGGATGGTGGGAATCCCCGCAGCGAAAGTTTCGCGGCCGGGCCATCCTTGCCGGTCTGGCCATGCTGCTCATGGCAATGACCTTCCTCTCCCCCCTGGCCCCGGTCCCTGACAACCTGAACCCGACCCACCGGCTCAAGGGGTGGACAGACCTGGGCCGACAGGTTGACCGGCTCAAACAGACCGAATTCCTCGACCCGGACAAGGTCTTCGTCTTCTCGGACAACTACGGCATCACCTCGGAACTCGCCTTCTACGTGCCCGGCCAGCCCATCACCTATTGCTCGTGGACGGAAATGCGGCGCATGAACCAGTACGACCTTTGGCCCGATCCGGGACAGGAGCGGGTCGGCTGGGACGCGGTCATGATCCGGGCCCGCGACGAGGAAGGCACTCCCACCGCGCTGGCCAGCATGTTCGAATCGGTGTCCGAGCCCATGGACTACCAGACCACGTTCAAGGGCGGACCGGGCCGCCGGTTCACCGTCATCCTGTGCAAGGGCTTCACCGGCGCCTGGCCCCGACTCGGACTCGGCAAATATTAG